A DNA window from Actinomadura coerulea contains the following coding sequences:
- a CDS encoding acyl-CoA dehydrogenase family protein — protein sequence MQTSIYHAEHEAFRKSVRAFLAKEVVPHFPDWEAAGCVPHEVYQKLGDLGMLGLRVPVEYGGGGEDGFLYSSVWSEECSRAGVSLGGAATHMNLVIPYILRQGTEEQKRRWLPDMAAGRRMGAIAMTEPGTGSDLAGIRTTARLEGGHWVLSGGKTFITGGINADLVVVVARTSEHADRRVGLSLLVVNADSEGFGRGRNLEKIGLKATDTAELFFDDVAVPADHLLGEEGQAFRYLAHNLVQERLGIALGSQVSAEKALRITVSYVKDRTAFGRPVSSFQNTKFELASCHVEVTAGRALLDQAMRAHEIGELTAAEASTVKVYCTETQNRVIDRCLQLHGGYGFMREYEIARMYTDSRISRIYGGTNEVQRVIIAKSLGL from the coding sequence ATGCAGACGTCGATCTACCACGCGGAGCACGAGGCGTTCCGGAAGTCGGTGCGGGCCTTCCTCGCGAAGGAGGTCGTCCCCCACTTCCCCGACTGGGAGGCGGCCGGGTGCGTCCCGCACGAGGTCTACCAGAAGCTGGGGGACCTCGGCATGCTCGGCCTCCGCGTCCCGGTGGAGTACGGAGGCGGCGGCGAGGACGGCTTCCTCTACTCGTCGGTGTGGTCGGAGGAGTGCAGCCGGGCGGGCGTCTCGCTCGGCGGCGCGGCGACCCACATGAACCTCGTCATCCCCTACATCCTGCGGCAGGGGACCGAGGAGCAGAAGCGACGCTGGCTGCCCGACATGGCCGCGGGACGCCGGATGGGCGCCATCGCGATGACCGAGCCGGGCACCGGCTCCGACCTGGCCGGCATCCGTACGACGGCGCGGCTCGAAGGCGGCCATTGGGTACTGTCCGGCGGCAAGACGTTCATCACCGGCGGCATCAACGCTGACCTGGTGGTCGTCGTGGCCCGCACCAGCGAGCACGCCGACCGGCGGGTAGGCCTCTCCCTCCTCGTCGTCAACGCCGACAGCGAGGGCTTCGGCCGGGGGCGCAACCTGGAGAAGATCGGGCTCAAGGCCACCGACACGGCCGAGCTGTTCTTCGACGACGTCGCCGTCCCCGCGGACCACCTCCTCGGCGAGGAGGGCCAGGCCTTCCGCTACCTCGCGCACAACCTCGTGCAGGAGCGGCTCGGCATCGCCCTCGGCTCCCAGGTCTCGGCCGAGAAGGCACTGCGGATCACGGTCTCCTACGTCAAGGACCGCACGGCGTTCGGCCGCCCCGTGTCGTCCTTCCAGAACACGAAGTTCGAGCTCGCGTCCTGCCACGTGGAGGTGACCGCCGGGCGCGCCCTGCTCGACCAGGCCATGCGCGCCCATGAGATCGGTGAGCTCACCGCCGCCGAGGCTTCCACGGTCAAGGTCTACTGCACCGAGACGCAGAACCGGGTGATCGACCGGTGCCTGCAACTGCACGGCGGGTACGGGTTCATGCGGGAGTACGAGATCGCCCGCATGTACACCGACTCGCGCATCTCCCGGATCTACGGTGGCACCAACGAGGTCCAGCGCGTCATCATCGCCAAGTCGCTGGGACTGTAG
- a CDS encoding LysR family transcriptional regulator gives MQQLRYFVAVAEAQSISGAGTALDVTQSTISHAVHALEKELGAVLFHRTGRGMTLTSAGHGLLGPARRILRETRQAEAAVSAGPRRSAPRLDIAALPPALNGPLAEVVAAFLRANPETVVHVHELGSEQEAVDVLASGTAEIVATRLPLDIGHAGDRLATLPLGTYDVYVAHPPGAGPAGAGHGPPIGVTELRDVPLVLMPPRPTLSAGMAAVIEESGPHLVGRAVVGQQETRTAWMLEGIAATLLGSRRAAEAERHGARLAPLRGVTGLTVGLAWDPRTASPVARLFAASAYAEATRSPAAPAPPGSAPPGGGPARPGGTPADPGT, from the coding sequence CTGCAGCAGCTCCGCTACTTCGTCGCGGTCGCCGAGGCGCAGAGCATCAGCGGCGCGGGGACGGCCCTCGACGTCACCCAGTCGACCATCTCCCATGCGGTGCACGCGCTGGAGAAGGAGCTCGGCGCCGTCCTGTTCCACCGCACCGGGCGGGGCATGACGCTGACCTCGGCCGGTCACGGCCTGCTCGGTCCCGCGCGCCGGATCCTGCGCGAGACCCGGCAGGCCGAGGCCGCGGTCTCCGCCGGACCGCGCCGCAGCGCGCCGCGGCTGGACATCGCGGCGCTGCCGCCTGCGCTCAACGGCCCGCTGGCCGAGGTCGTGGCTGCGTTCCTACGGGCGAACCCCGAGACGGTCGTGCACGTCCACGAGCTCGGCTCGGAGCAGGAGGCCGTCGACGTGCTCGCCTCCGGCACGGCGGAGATCGTCGCGACCCGCCTCCCGCTCGACATCGGACACGCCGGCGACCGGCTCGCGACGCTGCCGCTCGGGACGTACGACGTCTACGTCGCCCATCCGCCCGGGGCGGGACCGGCCGGCGCCGGCCACGGGCCGCCGATCGGTGTCACCGAGCTGCGCGACGTGCCGCTCGTCCTGATGCCGCCGCGTCCGACCCTGTCCGCCGGCATGGCGGCGGTGATCGAGGAGAGCGGCCCCCACCTCGTAGGGCGGGCGGTCGTCGGGCAGCAGGAGACGCGCACCGCCTGGATGCTGGAGGGCATCGCGGCGACGCTGCTCGGTTCGCGGCGGGCGGCGGAGGCGGAACGGCACGGAGCGCGACTTGCCCCGTTGCGCGGCGTCACCGGTCTCACGGTCGGTCTGGCGTGGGATCCCCGGACGGCGTCGCCGGTGGCGCGGCTCTTCGCGGCCTCCGCGTACGCGGAGGCAACGCGATCTCCAGCAGCGCCCGCGCCGCCGGGGTCGGCGCCTCCGGGCGGCGGACCAGCCCGACCCGGCGGAACACCGGCGGATCCAGGGACCTGA
- a CDS encoding SDR family NAD(P)-dependent oxidoreductase: MSADHDLKNTPPSAGRSCSGRVAIVTGAGRGLGAEYARRLARAGAAVVVNDLGVGLDGETDGTAPANAVVAEIRAAGGRAVASGHDVSSWKEAGQLVGLAVDTFGGLDILVNNAGVLRDRTIVRMTEAEWDSVIQVHLKGTFAATHHAANHWRERHREHPERGGRLINTTSVSGLFGNAGQANYSAAKAGIAAMTITASLELGRYGVTANCVSPGAATRMTAGLGGDPDEPSRSPGFPAAVVEWLASKRSDGVTGRVFLTSGKRVSVAEGWEHGTPSAPSEDLTELDATLRGLLAAARPNASMRG; this comes from the coding sequence ATGAGCGCCGACCACGACCTGAAGAACACCCCGCCCTCCGCCGGGCGATCCTGCTCCGGCCGGGTCGCCATCGTGACCGGCGCCGGTCGCGGCCTCGGCGCCGAGTACGCCCGCCGCCTAGCCCGAGCCGGCGCCGCCGTCGTCGTGAACGACCTGGGGGTCGGCCTCGACGGCGAGACCGACGGCACGGCGCCCGCCAATGCGGTGGTCGCCGAGATCCGCGCAGCGGGCGGGCGGGCCGTCGCCAGCGGCCACGACGTCTCGTCCTGGAAGGAGGCCGGGCAGCTCGTCGGGCTGGCCGTCGACACCTTCGGCGGCCTCGACATCCTCGTCAACAACGCCGGGGTGCTGCGCGACCGGACGATCGTCCGCATGACGGAGGCCGAGTGGGACTCGGTGATCCAGGTGCACCTCAAGGGCACCTTCGCCGCCACCCATCACGCCGCGAACCACTGGCGCGAGCGCCACCGCGAGCATCCCGAGCGCGGGGGCCGCCTCATCAACACGACCTCCGTGTCCGGCCTCTTCGGCAACGCGGGCCAGGCCAACTACTCGGCCGCCAAGGCCGGCATCGCCGCCATGACGATCACCGCGTCCCTCGAACTGGGCCGGTACGGAGTCACCGCGAACTGCGTCTCGCCGGGCGCCGCGACCCGGATGACCGCCGGGCTCGGCGGCGACCCCGACGAGCCGTCCCGCTCCCCCGGCTTCCCCGCCGCGGTGGTCGAGTGGCTCGCGTCGAAGCGTTCCGACGGGGTGACCGGCCGGGTGTTCCTGACGTCCGGCAAGCGCGTGTCGGTGGCCGAGGGCTGGGAGCACGGCACCCCCTCCGCGCCGAGCGAGGACCTCACCGAACTCGACGCGACGCTGCGCGGCCTGCTGGCGGCGGCCCGTCCCAACGCCTCCATGCGGGGCTGA
- a CDS encoding MaoC family dehydratase: MLDRTSVGARSAPHVRAWTSDDALLYSLALGAAPDQLDLVTENSEGVAQRMLPTYAALLAGGSGPLRDRLGGWPAHATVHGAQRVTLPGPLPVGGEVEVVSTVARIADKGSGALLEIEATGTDRATGAEAFSALTSLFLRGQGWGEPERGTQTDPVPDRLPDFVVETPTDRGQALLYRLCGDRNPLHSDPAFAKRAGFEQPILHGLCTWGITARVLLKELGAGGQADPLGRVASYSGRFRAPVVPGDKLTLRVWQTGPDAWAHTTSVGERVVVDRGELVLRPEASG, from the coding sequence ATGCTCGACCGCACTTCGGTGGGCGCCCGCTCGGCGCCGCACGTCCGGGCGTGGACGTCGGACGACGCGCTCCTGTACTCGCTGGCGCTGGGTGCCGCCCCGGACCAGCTCGACCTCGTCACCGAGAACTCCGAGGGCGTGGCCCAGCGGATGCTGCCGACGTACGCCGCCCTGCTCGCGGGCGGCAGCGGACCGCTGCGCGATCGACTCGGCGGCTGGCCCGCCCACGCCACCGTCCACGGCGCGCAGCGGGTCACCCTCCCTGGTCCGCTGCCCGTCGGCGGCGAAGTCGAGGTCGTCTCGACCGTGGCGCGCATCGCCGACAAGGGCTCGGGGGCGCTGCTGGAGATCGAGGCCACCGGCACGGACCGCGCCACGGGCGCCGAGGCGTTCTCCGCACTGACGTCGCTCTTTCTGCGCGGCCAGGGATGGGGCGAGCCGGAGCGCGGCACACAGACCGACCCGGTGCCGGACCGCCTACCCGACTTCGTCGTCGAGACGCCGACGGACCGGGGCCAGGCACTCCTCTACCGCCTATGCGGCGACCGCAACCCCCTGCACAGCGACCCCGCCTTCGCGAAGCGCGCCGGATTCGAGCAGCCGATCCTGCACGGTTTGTGCACCTGGGGCATCACCGCCCGGGTCCTGCTCAAGGAGCTGGGCGCGGGCGGGCAGGCCGATCCGCTGGGGCGGGTGGCGTCGTATTCCGGGCGGTTCCGGGCACCGGTAGTCCCGGGCGACAAGCTCACCCTCCGCGTCTGGCAGACCGGGCCGGACGCCTGGGCGCACACGACGTCGGTCGGCGAGCGGGTCGTCGTCGATCGCGGTGAGCTGGTGCTGCGTCCGGAGGCGTCCGGATGA
- a CDS encoding Zn-ribbon domain-containing OB-fold protein has product MTGELKPVPRPTPETLPYWEATRRRELVHHRCDGCGAGSQHPRAVCACGSTDLTWTSCTGRGRLYSYVVVHRPEPVFADEAPFVLAIVELEEGVRLTTRIVDVPADPSALPLDMDVELRWIERGDVNLPVFAPAGPEGA; this is encoded by the coding sequence ATGACCGGCGAGCTCAAGCCGGTTCCCCGGCCGACGCCCGAGACGCTGCCCTACTGGGAGGCGACGCGACGACGTGAACTGGTCCATCACCGCTGCGACGGCTGCGGTGCCGGTTCGCAGCACCCGCGAGCGGTCTGCGCCTGCGGTTCGACGGACCTGACGTGGACCTCCTGCACCGGACGTGGTCGGCTGTACTCATACGTAGTGGTGCACCGTCCCGAGCCGGTCTTCGCCGACGAGGCCCCCTTTGTGCTGGCCATCGTGGAGCTTGAGGAAGGCGTCCGGTTGACCACCCGCATCGTGGACGTGCCCGCCGACCCGTCGGCACTCCCCCTCGACATGGACGTCGAGCTGCGCTGGATCGAGCGCGGCGACGTGAACCTCCCGGTGTTCGCACCGGCCGGGCCGGAGGGAGCGTGA
- a CDS encoding thiolase C-terminal domain-containing protein, with protein MDAIIIGAAETDVLGRNPGQSVLGLNVEGGLRALADAGLEPGQIDGVAGACSPHGVAHALGITPRWVDSTNVGGCSFLMHVRHAAAAIAAGHAARVLVTHGESGRSRTGTVPRPRDPQSWTGQFEEPYGARAPYTRFTLPALRHLHGNGLDETALAQVVVAQRRWSSRVPRAGRRDLMTLGEVLAAPVLAWPFTVPMICMLTDGGGGLVVTASGHATTEQLRRSVRVLGTGENSDPLLVAQVPDPAGDSAARRAADDAFAQARIGRSEIGHVMVYDAFAHLPLIGLECLGLAPAGGAAEMVAAGETSPGGSLPLNTNGGGLAYTHTGMYGMFAIQEAVRQLRHEAAAQVPGVSTSAVLGYGGMFTASSVLVLARN; from the coding sequence ATGGACGCGATCATCATCGGCGCGGCGGAGACCGACGTGCTCGGCCGCAACCCCGGCCAGTCCGTACTGGGGCTGAACGTCGAAGGCGGCCTGCGGGCGCTCGCCGACGCCGGACTGGAGCCCGGCCAGATCGACGGTGTCGCGGGCGCCTGTTCACCCCACGGCGTCGCCCACGCGCTCGGCATCACGCCTCGCTGGGTCGACTCCACCAACGTCGGCGGCTGCTCCTTCCTGATGCACGTGCGGCACGCCGCGGCGGCGATCGCGGCGGGGCACGCCGCCCGGGTGCTGGTCACCCACGGCGAGTCCGGCCGGTCGCGGACCGGCACCGTGCCGCGGCCCCGGGACCCGCAGTCGTGGACCGGGCAGTTCGAGGAACCGTACGGGGCCAGGGCGCCGTACACCCGTTTCACCCTCCCCGCGCTGCGCCACCTCCACGGCAACGGGCTTGACGAGACCGCCCTGGCGCAGGTCGTCGTCGCGCAGCGCCGCTGGTCGTCCCGGGTGCCGCGGGCCGGGCGGCGGGACCTGATGACCCTCGGCGAAGTACTGGCGGCGCCGGTCCTCGCGTGGCCCTTCACCGTCCCGATGATCTGCATGCTGACCGATGGAGGCGGCGGGCTGGTCGTCACCGCGTCCGGGCACGCCACGACCGAGCAGCTCCGGCGGTCGGTGAGGGTGCTCGGCACCGGCGAGAACTCCGACCCCCTCCTGGTGGCCCAGGTGCCCGACCCGGCCGGCGACTCCGCGGCCCGGCGCGCCGCCGACGACGCCTTCGCGCAGGCGCGGATCGGACGGTCCGAGATCGGCCACGTCATGGTGTACGACGCCTTCGCGCACCTGCCGCTGATCGGGCTGGAGTGCCTCGGGCTGGCCCCGGCGGGCGGGGCGGCCGAGATGGTCGCCGCCGGTGAGACCTCTCCGGGCGGGTCTCTCCCGCTCAACACCAACGGGGGCGGCCTCGCCTACACCCATACTGGGATGTACGGCATGTTCGCCATCCAGGAAGCCGTCCGGCAGCTGCGCCATGAGGCCGCGGCCCAGGTACCCGGCGTGAGCACGAGCGCCGTGCTCGGGTACGGCGGGATGTTCACGGCCTCGTCCGTCCTCGTCCTCGCCCGCAATTGA
- a CDS encoding AMP-binding protein produces MVRSFFEYADKDPARVAVIHTDGRQITYGEMRDDANRISNFLWNRGLASGDVVASLLPNSYQLMALVRGATQLPLYLTPVNWHLTAPEIAYILRDSGAKVLFAADPFVELAEDAAAGAGLPGGAVVVLAVAPDGGAARLTGPVAAASAAIPRDRGAGNRMLYTSGTTGRPKGVRRPLRGISPEEAAGAALARARRYGADHEDGVFLGLAPMYHASPLAYADQALDVGHRVVLLERWNRERALEAIAEHGVTWLYLVPLMMRELLAPPEDERAALRVGSIRSIVHTAAPCPPHVKQAMIDWLGPVLVELYGGTEGSATMIRSEEWLTRVGSVGRALPHVSLRILDDDRNEVPVGQVGTVYFKNEELSFVYLGDPEKTAASRQDGHVTLGDLGRLDEDGYLYLSDRSADLIISGGVNIYPAEIEHALLELPGVTDACVVGRPDEKWGESVHAVVVVDRPGTDEEVAAALDAELRARIAGYKIPRSWAFAEELPRSAAGKLLRREVRESVAAPAR; encoded by the coding sequence ATGGTGCGCAGCTTCTTCGAGTACGCCGACAAGGACCCGGCCCGGGTCGCCGTGATCCACACCGACGGCCGGCAGATCACCTACGGCGAGATGCGCGACGACGCCAACCGGATCAGCAACTTCCTCTGGAACCGCGGACTCGCTTCCGGGGACGTCGTCGCCTCCCTCCTGCCGAACTCCTACCAGCTGATGGCGTTGGTCCGCGGCGCGACGCAGCTGCCGCTCTACCTCACCCCCGTCAACTGGCACCTGACAGCGCCGGAGATCGCCTACATCCTGCGCGACTCCGGAGCGAAGGTCCTGTTCGCCGCCGATCCGTTCGTCGAGCTGGCCGAGGACGCCGCCGCCGGGGCCGGGCTGCCGGGCGGGGCGGTCGTCGTCCTCGCGGTCGCACCGGATGGCGGCGCGGCTCGCCTGACCGGCCCCGTCGCCGCCGCGTCCGCGGCGATCCCCCGCGACCGGGGGGCCGGCAACCGCATGCTCTACACCTCCGGCACCACCGGCCGCCCCAAGGGCGTCCGGCGCCCGCTACGCGGCATCAGCCCGGAAGAGGCCGCCGGTGCGGCCCTGGCCCGGGCCCGCCGCTACGGCGCGGACCACGAGGACGGCGTGTTCCTCGGGCTGGCCCCGATGTACCATGCCTCGCCGCTCGCCTACGCCGACCAGGCGCTCGACGTCGGCCACCGGGTGGTACTGCTCGAACGGTGGAACCGCGAGCGGGCGCTCGAAGCGATCGCCGAGCACGGCGTGACGTGGCTCTACCTCGTCCCGCTGATGATGCGGGAGCTCCTCGCCCCGCCCGAGGACGAGCGCGCCGCGCTGCGGGTGGGAAGCATCCGGTCCATCGTGCACACCGCCGCACCGTGCCCCCCGCACGTCAAGCAGGCCATGATCGACTGGCTCGGTCCGGTGCTGGTCGAGCTGTACGGCGGCACCGAGGGGTCGGCCACGATGATCAGGTCGGAGGAGTGGCTCACCCGCGTCGGCAGCGTCGGGCGCGCGCTGCCCCACGTCAGCCTGCGGATCCTGGACGACGACCGCAACGAGGTGCCGGTCGGCCAGGTCGGCACCGTGTACTTCAAGAACGAGGAGCTGTCGTTCGTCTACCTCGGCGACCCCGAGAAGACGGCCGCGTCCCGCCAGGACGGGCACGTCACGCTCGGCGACCTCGGCCGCCTCGACGAGGACGGCTACCTCTACCTCTCGGACCGGTCCGCCGACCTGATCATCAGCGGGGGCGTGAACATCTATCCCGCGGAGATCGAGCACGCGCTGCTGGAACTCCCAGGCGTGACCGACGCCTGCGTCGTCGGCCGGCCGGACGAGAAATGGGGCGAGAGCGTGCACGCGGTCGTGGTCGTCGACCGTCCAGGGACGGACGAGGAGGTCGCGGCGGCGCTGGACGCCGAACTCCGCGCCCGCATCGCCGGCTACAAGATCCCGCGCAGCTGGGCGTTCGCGGAGGAACTGCCGCGGTCGGCGGCGGGGAAGCTGCTGCGCCGCGAGGTAAGGGAAAGCGTCGCGGCTCCGGCGCGGTGA
- a CDS encoding zinc-binding dehydrogenase: MRALVWDGTGLHVDSTIDVRPPGPGEVAVDIAMAGLCHSDISPMEGRIPQPTPAVLGHEAVGAVTAAGPGTDVPVGQRVVLTVLRRCGECRHCREGRPTLCPASGQIVDSPFSRGGDIVHQFVKLGAFAERIVVAQEQVIPIPSEISDPVAAMLGCATVTAFGAVEDRARLRAGETVLVTGAGGIGLNAVLAARAAGADRIVVVDRNPAKEQIARTCGATDFIVPSDPAQIVPAVQALVPGGVDAAFECAGHTGLLEASVKALAWGGRAVILGLPPTGASIDLVVRELFHDKSLLGCRLGSVDPHRKLPELAERVLRGELDLTPLVSAVVPLEDAEQLVDDLRNGRIDRGFLRFRSTS; encoded by the coding sequence GTGCGCGCGCTGGTCTGGGACGGAACAGGTCTCCACGTCGACTCGACGATCGACGTCCGCCCGCCGGGCCCGGGCGAAGTCGCCGTCGACATCGCCATGGCCGGCCTGTGCCACAGCGACATCAGCCCGATGGAAGGCCGCATCCCCCAGCCCACGCCCGCCGTCCTCGGCCACGAGGCCGTCGGCGCGGTCACCGCGGCGGGCCCCGGCACCGACGTGCCCGTGGGGCAGCGGGTCGTGCTCACCGTCCTGCGCCGATGCGGCGAGTGCCGCCACTGCCGCGAAGGCCGTCCGACCCTGTGCCCCGCATCCGGCCAGATCGTCGACAGCCCGTTCTCCCGCGGCGGCGACATCGTGCACCAGTTCGTCAAGCTCGGCGCCTTCGCCGAGCGGATCGTGGTGGCTCAGGAGCAGGTCATCCCGATCCCCTCCGAGATCTCCGACCCGGTCGCCGCCATGCTCGGATGCGCCACGGTCACCGCGTTCGGCGCAGTGGAGGACCGCGCCCGGCTCCGCGCCGGCGAGACCGTGCTCGTGACCGGCGCCGGCGGGATCGGGCTGAACGCCGTCCTCGCCGCCAGGGCGGCCGGCGCGGACCGCATCGTGGTCGTCGACCGCAACCCGGCGAAGGAGCAGATCGCCCGCACCTGCGGGGCCACCGACTTCATCGTCCCGAGTGATCCGGCCCAGATCGTCCCGGCCGTCCAGGCGCTGGTGCCCGGCGGCGTGGACGCCGCGTTCGAGTGCGCCGGCCACACCGGACTCCTCGAAGCCTCCGTCAAGGCCCTCGCCTGGGGCGGACGGGCCGTCATCCTCGGGCTGCCGCCGACCGGCGCGTCCATCGACCTCGTGGTGCGCGAACTGTTCCACGACAAGTCCCTGCTCGGTTGCCGCCTGGGCTCGGTCGACCCGCACCGGAAACTGCCCGAGCTCGCCGAGCGCGTCCTGCGTGGTGAACTCGACCTGACCCCGCTCGTCTCGGCGGTCGTGCCCCTGGAGGACGCGGAACAACTCGTCGACGACCTCCGCAACGGCCGCATCGACCGCGGCTTCCTCCGCTTCAGGAGCACCTCGTGA
- a CDS encoding aldehyde dehydrogenase family protein: MTTTAHHLIAGDELSTPATYEITDPYTEQVIAEVADGDRTTADAAVAAAADARDAWAATPVETRRRVLGRAGELLEARRAELVDLAIADTGARRAVAEQTQVDAALARLRHWSTLPADLLTVPAEPVASGLAGTVTRTPVGVVGCISPYNFPLLAMVGKIAPALFAGNTVVMKPAPQDPLLVIALTEALNEALRAEGAPAGAVNLVTGAGAEPGAALVGHPEVGAISFTGSTVVGTEIYRSAAPGMKRLLLELGGKGALVVRADADLDAVVAGATRAWTVHSGQICVTPARVIADAAVHDELVGRLCTALDGLVHGDPRDPATTTVPLISAAQRDRVAALVASARAEGGTAHTAANVPAHGYFHPATLVTGVGPEATVMQEEAFGPVICVTPSSSDDEAVAIANSTRYGLTDQVYSRDLDAARRIAARLAAAQVGINTCARRGDLPFGGTKASGLGRSGGTYALDSYTELRATVHPAD; this comes from the coding sequence GTGACCACGACCGCCCACCACCTCATCGCCGGCGACGAGCTGAGCACCCCGGCGACGTACGAGATCACCGACCCCTACACCGAGCAGGTCATCGCCGAGGTCGCCGACGGCGACCGCACCACGGCCGACGCCGCCGTGGCCGCCGCCGCCGACGCGCGCGACGCCTGGGCGGCGACCCCGGTCGAGACCCGCCGCCGCGTGCTCGGCCGCGCCGGCGAACTGCTCGAAGCCCGCCGCGCCGAACTCGTCGACCTGGCCATCGCCGACACGGGCGCCCGCCGCGCCGTCGCCGAGCAGACCCAGGTGGACGCGGCGCTGGCCCGGCTCCGGCACTGGTCGACCCTGCCCGCCGACCTGCTCACCGTCCCGGCGGAACCCGTGGCGTCGGGCCTCGCCGGAACGGTCACGCGCACCCCGGTCGGCGTGGTCGGCTGCATCAGCCCCTACAACTTCCCGCTGCTCGCGATGGTGGGGAAGATCGCCCCCGCCCTGTTCGCGGGCAACACCGTGGTGATGAAGCCCGCCCCGCAGGACCCGCTGCTCGTCATCGCGCTCACCGAGGCGCTCAACGAGGCCCTGCGGGCGGAGGGCGCACCGGCGGGCGCGGTCAACCTGGTGACGGGCGCGGGCGCCGAGCCCGGCGCCGCACTGGTCGGCCACCCCGAGGTCGGCGCGATCAGCTTCACCGGCAGCACGGTCGTCGGCACCGAGATCTACCGGTCGGCGGCACCGGGCATGAAGCGGCTCCTCCTCGAACTCGGCGGCAAGGGCGCCCTCGTCGTCCGCGCCGATGCGGACCTCGACGCCGTCGTCGCCGGCGCGACCCGGGCATGGACGGTCCACTCCGGGCAGATCTGCGTGACGCCCGCCCGCGTCATCGCCGACGCCGCGGTGCACGACGAGCTGGTCGGCCGCCTGTGCACCGCGCTGGACGGCCTCGTGCACGGCGACCCGCGAGACCCCGCGACGACCACCGTGCCCCTGATCAGCGCGGCGCAGCGCGACCGCGTCGCCGCGCTGGTGGCCAGTGCCCGCGCCGAAGGCGGAACGGCGCACACCGCCGCGAACGTCCCAGCCCACGGCTACTTCCACCCCGCCACCCTCGTGACCGGCGTCGGCCCTGAGGCGACGGTCATGCAGGAGGAGGCGTTCGGCCCGGTCATCTGCGTCACCCCGTCGTCCTCGGACGACGAGGCGGTCGCCATCGCCAACTCGACGCGCTACGGCCTGACCGACCAGGTCTACTCGCGCGACCTCGACGCGGCGCGCCGCATAGCCGCCCGGCTGGCCGCCGCACAGGTCGGCATCAACACCTGCGCCCGCCGAGGCGACCTGCCTTTCGGCGGCACCAAGGCCAGTGGCCTGGGACGCAGCGGCGGCACCTACGCACTCGACTCCTACACCGAACTCCGCGCAACCGTGCATCCAGCCGACTGA
- a CDS encoding response regulator: MDAVGDTRTTQGGEASASTRVVLADDDVLLREGIASLLGRSGFEVVGQAEDASQLLALVSERRPDLAIVDIRMPPTQTDEGLRAARTIRDRHPQISIAVLSAYVEVEPAMELLAGGRGIGYMLKSRVTDVTEFIETLQRLIRGGSVVDPSLVQELVAAQRRDDPLGILTPRERDVLALMAQGLSNVGIARELWVAEGTVEKHVHSILTKLPLGDTNDDHRRVLAVLAYLDAR, translated from the coding sequence ATGGACGCAGTCGGAGACACCCGGACGACGCAGGGCGGCGAGGCCTCGGCGTCCACGCGCGTGGTGTTGGCGGACGACGATGTCCTGCTCCGCGAGGGCATCGCGAGCCTGCTGGGCCGGTCCGGCTTCGAGGTGGTGGGACAGGCGGAGGACGCCTCGCAGTTGCTCGCACTGGTCAGCGAGCGCCGACCCGACCTGGCCATCGTCGACATACGCATGCCCCCTACGCAGACCGACGAGGGCCTGCGGGCGGCGCGGACCATCCGGGACCGGCATCCCCAGATCAGCATCGCCGTACTCTCGGCGTACGTCGAGGTGGAGCCTGCGATGGAGTTGCTCGCCGGCGGGCGGGGGATCGGTTACATGCTCAAGAGCCGCGTCACCGACGTGACGGAGTTCATCGAGACGCTGCAGCGGCTCATCAGAGGCGGCTCGGTCGTCGACCCGTCACTTGTGCAGGAACTCGTCGCGGCCCAGCGGCGCGATGATCCCCTGGGGATTCTCACCCCGCGTGAGCGCGACGTGCTCGCGCTGATGGCACAGGGACTCTCCAACGTCGGCATAGCCCGCGAACTCTGGGTCGCCGAGGGAACGGTCGAGAAGCATGTGCACAGCATTCTTACCAAGCTCCCGCTCGGTGACACCAACGACGACCATCGGCGCGTCCTGGCCGTCCTCGCATACCTGGACGCCCGTTAG